ctgccttggaatcaatacacagtattgtttttaagacaaaaggcaagggtttaaaaaaaatagtcaagggttggagaaaggtcaaggagaatgaggactgagaaaaggtcagCGCCTTTGCCAACTAAAAGGTCATCAGTAAGTTCTGACATTGTGTATCTAAGGTCATCCACAACTCTGCTATCCCATTGTCAAAGGCCCCTATCAGCTTTGACCATATCAGGCCCCTCTCCTCTCTGATGTTCTGTGTTCCCAGATCTTTCCTAGCTCTCTCACTCTATATCTAAACTCTTCTAAGGTTACTCCCAATACTAATATTCTATATTAGATGTTCCTTGGCTCTTAGCTGCTTTGATAGTCTATCCGCTAAGGGCCCTTTCAGTTCCAATCATCTATGTTCTTTCATCTGTCAGGGCTCTGAGATTCTATATCATATGTACCAAATgtctttccagttctgacatgTTCTGTTCTCCCAGCTTTAAGCTTTGATTAAATCTAATtaggtttaaatgagataatgaaagCATAGCCACCTCagggataatttttttcttctgatagtTGCTGATTAGAAAAGCCAAGTTTTTCACCAGTTTATTTCAGATTGAATTCTATTTAGAATTAATATAATTTCTGCATCAAAgcagataggtggtacagtggatagagtgataaaCGCTCCCAGGACCTTCAGTGGATCCTGATGGAACAATCCTTGActgccctcctctggacactctccAGCTCATCAACAACCTTCTGACACTGTTGTACTCTAACTTGGTACAGTTCAGTAGATGTCCTACCAAGGCAGAAGACAAAGGGAAAATCCCCTCCCTGCCCCTGAGAGCTTGCCCCCTCTTTATGTAGCCCTTCATGCAGGACCACAATGGCTTTTTGGGTACCACATCATAATGACACAGAATGCATCCTGAATTTGCAGGGCACTAAATCTcaagatccccccccccaaattcattttaagaaCAACTATCTAAACACCTCAGCTTTCTTTTATTTGTGTTGATTTCTTGTCCTCAAGTGCAAAATTTTCCATTCATCCCtactaaatttcatcttattatatTTGACCTCATGCCTCAGTATGGCCTGTCATCAGCATAAAGATAAAAGAACCCAAAGAAGGTGATGGGAACAAGAGAGAAGGTGTTAGAGAGATGagagcctgggacagaagcttgGGGAGGATACCTAGATACTAGATAAGCCAGGGAACAGCACTGAGAAACAGTGCTCATAGAAGTGGAAGAGCCAGGAGAAAACAGTGTTCCCAAAACTCAAAGGAGACTgtgcgactctgggcaagtcacttaaccccctttgcctagcccttcctgctcttctgccttagaacagatacacagtattgattctaaaacagaaagtaagggtttaaaaaaacaaacaaacttcaaaGGAGAGAGTATTCAGGAAAAAAGAATGTCAACAGTTAACAACCCTTCTGTGAATGATGGCTAATGTAATTTAGGAGAGGCCCCTTTAAGGAGTGACAGAAGCAACCAACtagttttcttctatttaaatatttaattttattaactttttagatcattttcatttcccacagtaccctcccttcttccctacctAGAAGGCCATGTCTtataacaaaagggaaaaaaggaaaaaaacataagaCACATTTTATTTCCCCAGTGTGCCCTCTCCTCATCCCATCCCACTCCAGTCCCCTTCAGGTTATCTTCTGTCTCTTCAGAACAGAGCTTCCTCGATACTTTTAAGTGTCTATCATAGACACCTCATCAAGAATACAAAACCAAAAGGGCatacagtccctgccttcagggagcttgcAGTCCAACATGGGGGAAGAGGGGGCAAACATGCACAAATCATAGTAATCTGGGGAGAAAGGTATTCACTACCAGCAGGGGGAACCAGGAAAGACCAAAGGGGTTGAAAGTGTCTTCTAGAGAAGTTGGGGCTTTGTAGAAAAGAAACATCTCTTTTAAGGGCTTAAGAACTTTGATCAGGGAAGGCAGAGATGAAGGAGAATGTGAAGTACCAGGGACAGCAAGAGAAAAGGCCTGGAGCTGAGACATGGAGCATCTTGTTCTTGAGGCTGCTGGGGCCAGAttaaggtggggggggggcggtgTTGGAGGAGTAAGGTGTGAGAAAACTGGGAAGGTAAGagggggccaggttatgaagggagTGCCAAACATCTTGTATCTGATCCTTGGGACAAGAAGCCCCTGAAGGTTACTAATAGGGATCCACAGCGTTAGACTTGTTGGACTAGTGGATTGACAGGTCTAGACTAGGAATATccagcccttgctactcttctgtcttagaactgatactaagacagaggtGCAGTTGTttaaaaaacccccaaatcaaaccaggagacagaatgggggggggggactgatgGGTCATAAAAgctaaagagaatgagagagtgaCCAACAGTGTCCAAAGCTGCAGAGGCAAAAGAGAATGAGGTATGGGAAAGGCCACTAAAGAGTTTATTCCTGActctggagagagcagtttcaatgGACAGAGAAGGTCAGAAACTACATTGTACATAAGGAGTTGAGAGCCTAGACGGATTTTAGCTTCGGAGGGCCGAAAAGGGAAAAACTGGTAGTTAAAGCCGGAAATAAAGTGAGCCATgcctgagaaaggaaaaggaaaaatgccaAAATTAGAGGTGGGTACCAGAGTCCCAAAGGTGGGTGTTCCCCCggcagagggttttttttttttccagagggaGTTGACTCCATCTGAGGAGGCCTCCCCCCTGCTCTGCTGTGTCCCCCCAAACATTCCAGAGGAGCTTTCAGGCCGTCACTTCCTTTGGGACACCTGAGGGACTCTACGCAGCACAGGCCAATTCCCACGTCCAGCAGCACCGCCTCAGTCCTCCTCCCGTAGCTTCCTGGAGTCACGTGTTTCTCGGGGAAGCCTGACGCAAACACGCAGGCGTCACGTTCTCTGCCACTCAGAGCAGCGGCCCTCCCTCTCCGCGCCTCCTCAGCCGACTGCGGGGTTCGTGACTTCTTCGCTTCGAAGAAGTTATCTGGAGACCTAAATAAAGCCTGAAACTAGGCCTCCGACAAGACGGGACAGGTTCGGACACTTCGACACCAGGATCTTTGTTTGGCGGAAGCGGACTTCCCGCGCCTGCGCACTCGGCTCTAGTGCGCAGACGCAGCTCCGCATTCCGAGCAGTGACGCCGCCAGCGCGCGTCGCGCATTTCCGCCTCTAGCTAATGGCTCAGGCATAGGGCGCGCGCTGCGCCGCAGGGGCTCCAGCTGCGACCCCGGCCCCGCCCCCAGGACCCTAGCCATGGAGGGTGAGTCTGACCTCTGAccggggaagggaaagggagggcgCCTGCAGGGCTGGGGCGGGGCCCAGGGCGCTCTGGCCTTCCCCCTTCCTGGGGCGGggcatgggggggaggggggaggtgcttgactcagtttccctttttCAGGCCTGTTACCCATGATCTTTGCCTCAGGTAAGTGTGGGCGGCGTTGGGTGGTTTGGGGGGCCGGGGTAGGGCCGGGGGATCCCGGAGGTTGGGGGTGCTGAGCTCGCGGACGCCCCACTTTGCCCTGCCCACCCAGATTCACCCCCTGCCCGGGGCCCTTTTGTGGAGATCATTGAGCAGCCTAAGCAGCGGGGGATGCGCTTCCGCTACAAGTGTGAAGGTCGTTCCGCTGGCAGCATCCCTGGGGAGCGCAGCACAGACACCACCAAGACCCACCCTACCATCAAGGTGAGCCACCCCTGAGGGGGGGAGTGGGGTTGGAGGGGCCAGCTCCCTGAGGCCCAGCACTGGGAGACATAGGGCAGCCCCAAACCTGTGCTGGAAAGCAACCTCCTGGGGGCAATATTGGGGACACTGGGGGGCTGAGACCTCAAACCTACCCCCACCAGAAGGTGGCCTCCTTAGGGTCAGAACTGGGAGACTGGGGGATACTGGAGGGCTGACACCCACACCAGGGCCCTATACTTCTGCCAGAAGACCAACCCCCTGGGGGCCAGATAAGGGGGCTGagacccccaatcatatccctaccATCAGCCAAGCTCCCCAAGGCCCAGCATTGGGGAACACTAAGAGGCTGGGACCCCCACCTCCACCGGAAAGCAAGCTCGAAGCATGACTGTGGCTCCTCTGTGAGCCTGTCAACCCCACCACCACCTCTGGGAGGGGGTGACTCATACCTTCTAATCTTCTCCAAGATCCATGGCTACTTAGGACCAGGGACTGTCCGCATCTCCCTGGTGACCAAGGAGCCTCCTCACCGGCCTCATCCTCATGAGTTGGTGGGGAAGGACTGTAGGGATGGTTTCTATGAAGCTGAGCTCTGCCCTGACCACAGCATCCACAGGTGAGGGAGTGCCTTGAGAAGGCCCATCTCTGTCCCATGGACCCAGGAGTTGTTGGGCAGTCAGGGTAGGGGTCCTAGTGAGTGCCCCGTTCATTTTGGGGAGGGGAAACCGGCAAGATTCCACAAGGGAGCCAGGACAGAGCAATAGAAAGGGGGTACCTGCATCTGAGGGCTTTGGTCAGGCTAGTGGGGCTTTGCAGAGAAGGCTTGAAGAGGATGTCCGAGGGCTGGACTGGGCTGGGCAGGCCCTGGGGGCCTGGGAGCCCAGGACCCTGGGCAGGCTGACAGGTGTGAGGTGTTAGCTTCCAGAACCTGGGGATTCAGTGTGTGAAGAAGCGAGATCTGGAGCAGGCCATTGCCCACCGAATGCAGACCAACAACAATCCCTTCAATGGTGAGAGGCTCCTCAGCCAGCCTAGCCAGGGCCCAAAGTGCCCAGCCCTGCCCTTGCCTCCCTCCCTTATGCCTCCCCACCTCACTCACTTGCTTCTTATTCGCATTAAGAAAGTCCTCTCACTGTTGGGCTCCCCATCAAGGATCAGAATCTTATGAACATCCTGCATTTGGTTGTTGGACCATCCTCCTCCAAACCAACCCTTCCTGCCTGGTAGCACAACACTGGGTCTTGGGTGACTGCTCCTTTCCCGGCCCCCACGGCCTCAGCTTGCTTTCGGTGATCTCAGTCTTCCTGCTTCTGGTTCTGTTTCCATTCACACaattcttcccatgtttctccgAAGTCTTCCTGTTCGTCCTTTCTTACCACTCAGTAATATTCCATCTCCTTCCTAGGCCAGAGGGCTGTCAGCCTTCTCCCACTGATGAACCCCCTCCCCGCTTGGCTAAAGCAGAGAGAGCTGCTTTGCATATTCTGGTGTTTCAGACTTGTTCTTGTTTCTGACTTTGACTCTTTGAGAAGGCTTAGTGGTCGGGTCACCAGGTCAAAGAACATGGCCCATTAGCCCTTTTCTTGCTTCTTCCCAAATTGAAGTTCTACCAGCAATGCCCAGTGTGTCTGTCCCAGGGGGCTCCTGCCTTCCTTTTAGCCATCCCTGGAATCCTTCTGTCCCCCACCTCCCATCTGAAAGATGAAATAGGGTAGCTGTAACCATGCCACCCCCATAGCCTCAGCTCTTATCCACCAGTCCTCCCTTCAGACCTTCCCCCCAAATTAGTAGCTCTCCCAGAGGGTAATTATCTGACTTTTATCatcaatacatttaaaaaatgtcattcaaAAGCCTCTTGAGCAGAATCAGCTGCCTAGGTTATCCACTTCTAAGTCCAGCTCTGGGATTCCTTGTCCCTTGCCTCTGCTCATGATTCCTCAGCATCACCCAGGGTTCCCTCTGGCCTCACAGCAATGCTGTGTGGCTCCTGTTCTGCGGGAGCCTTACCACCCTGGCATGACCATCTCCTGTTCCCACAGTTCCTCTGGAAGAACAGCGGGGAGACTATGATCTGAATGCTGTCCGGCTCTGCTTCCAAGTGACCATCCAGGACTCTGCAGGAAGGCCCCTCGTCCTGCCCCCTGTCCTGTCCCATCCCATCTATGACAACCGTGAGTGGTAGTCAGGGGAGGGGAGTTTGGGCCCAAGGCCACAtctagagggagagaaggatggtTAGGAGGCCCTGGAGGGAGAGTGTAGATGGGACTTCAGGAGGCCAAGCTGTAGTGAGTTCAACTCAGGTAACATTAAGCCATGGTAAGGAGTATGTGGTGGTGGATGCTACAAAAGCCAGAAAGCAGCTGGCATCCTTGCCGTTTTGGATCCTGTGTCCCACTGGGAGGAGTGTGGCATGCCCACAGGTAAGCAGAGTAACAACTAGGGTGGGATGGGGCAAAGAATAGTGTGGAGGAGTGCCCAGGGCAGGCTGGTGAAAGAGGAAGCACTTTCCCCTTAGGGCTCAAGGAAGGGTGGATGTGCATCAGCAGAGCCTTGAGGGCAGAGAGGGATCAGCCATTGGGCAGAAACAAAGAGGGAGACATTGCTGCTGAGGGCCCGTCTTCCTGGATGTAGGGAGGCAGAAAACAGCATTGCCCCTTAGGAAAGGAGCTGAGAAGCCCATTTGGAAGGTCAGAAGGGAAAGACTGGAAAAGCCCGGAGGGAGCCAGACTGGGCATGGTTAGGGAGGCCGGTAACAGAGGGGAGATCTGGGAGGTGGGGgatgatggagtctgaattgTGCTTTCTGGGATGAGAGCTTGTGGAGGCTGGATTGGAGAGGGAAAGCCTGGAGGCTGGAGCTGAGTGGGGGGCAGAAAATAGATATTCCTGGGACATTCGAGGAGAGAAAGTCTAAGCAATAGTGGCATCATGTCTATAAGGTTCTAGGTTGAGTGAATCAGGATCATACAGGGAAGAATAATAATCTGAACCAGACCATTGTAGACTGCTTGCAGAAAACCTTTATGACATTATTTTAAACCAGTGCATCATGGAAGATAGAGCATTATACCTAatgtcagaaagacttggattcaaatctagccttagaggcttactagctgtgtggtctttGGCACATTTTCAATCTCTCTGTGTCACAGCTTCTGCTTCTGTAGAATGAGATTATCTTCTGCCCTCTCCATCCCCAAATCTATAATCTTGTTAAATGCtccgtgccaggcactgtgctgggcactggggatgcaaaaacaaaatccaaaccctgcctgccctcaagaagctcatgcTTTACTGGGGAGGAGGCAACTGACCCACAAATAAGGCAGCACATCATCtgtagggagggaggagaacaggTACCAACAGCTGTTGGGAGCCAGCCCAGGCCTCCTGTAGGACATGTGATTGGGGAGAACCTTGCAAGAAACAAGCGATTGTAGGAGGGGCCTCCCATGCTAGAAAGGAGTTAGTACTCGGTCCCAAAGGCCAAAAGAAAGTCGCAGCCAGAACTTGCAGAGCAGGGCAGTGGCGGGCAGACGGACATGGCATTTTGAGACGGGCACCTTGGACAGCTCTGGGCAAAATGCATTGGGAGAGGACTGACAAGGAGGTTGTTGCTGTGGTCCAAAGGCTGAAAAGTTGTGGGAATGAGGAGAAAGGAGCAGACAGGAGAATCGTGTGACCCAATAAGACCTGGCAGGGAGCAAGAGGAGAGAGCAGAAGGTGACTCCAGGATTGAGAACCTCAGTGAGCGGAATGGTGATGGCACCTAGCCTGACAGCAGTCATGCCAGGAAGAAAGGGCAGGCTTGCTTAATGATCAGATGAGTGTGAGGTATCAGCCAGATGCCATTCAGGCGGAAATGTCCAGTATTAGAAAAATCCAGCATTGGAGAGGTTCAAGATGTAGCACTGGGGCTCAGGGGAGAAGAGAGCCTTGGGGGGTCACCCATGGTTGCAGgtgggacacaagtgagaagGATTGGTCAGGAGGAGTCCCAAGGGAGACCCTTGTCTTGGAAACTAGAGCAGGAAGGGGGTAGACATCGGTGTCAGAGGCTGTAGGAAAGGGCATGTTTCGTTCTCTGTACCCAATTCCATAGGCAGCTGCAtggtacagcagatagagcactggccctagagtcaggaaaactcatcctcctgagttcaaatccagcctcaaatgcttggtagctgtgcgaccctgggcaccTTGTGAGCCTgcgtttccttatctataaaatgagctggagaaggaaatgagaaatgactcgagtatctttgccaagaaagccccagatGGGCTCAGGAAGAGTCAGACGACTGGAAAAGGACTGAACCCCGCCACCCGTGTCTCAGCGCCCAGAAAGTATTGATTGCGCATGTGCTGTACACACAGAAAGAATGTGCCACATAATGGGAAGTTAGTACCTGCCTGTGCAGAATAGTTTAACACGGGGCAGCTTGTCTAAGGGACCCTCACTGGCATTTTTCAGGCACTTCTGAGTCTCCAGAGAGCTTCACTAATATATCATTTGCTCCCCATGAAGACATGGAAGTCAGtgcttttattttccccattttacagctgaggaaattgagtcagaggGAGgccaggtgacttgcccagggtctcacagctagtgagtgagacgggattcaaactcagagctTTGTAACACTAAGTCCGGtgctctccactgagtcaccagctGGTAGGAGTAGATGGTTGGTAGGGAGGGATGGCAGCTTAGGCCTCTTTTCCTTGGGGGCTGGGCTGGGGAAGAAGAAGGAgctcctgcctgtgtgacccagggGAGTCCTGGGCAGCCAGGACCCCTGGACCCCACAGAAGGCTCAGACTGGTAGAGGGCCTCTCGCTCTCTCTGCCCCCTCAGGGGCCCCCAACACCGCGGAGCTGAAGATCTGCCGTGTGAACCGTAACTCGGGGAGCTGCCTGGGTGGGGACGAGATCTTCCTCCTGTGCGACAAGGTGCAGAAAGGTCAGTGCCAGCTGGGCACAGGTGGGCACTGGGCTAGGGGAAGGGGCTTTGGGGCAGGCGCCACAGCTCGGCTTCCCCTCTCCGACAGAGGACATCGAGGTGTGCTTCTCGGGGCCCGGATGGGAGGCGCGCGGGTCCTTCTCGCAGGCCGACGTGCACAGGCAGGTGGCCATCGTGTTCCGCACACCGCCGTATGCCGAGGCCGCCCTACAGGCCCCGGTGCGGGTCCACATGCAGCTGCGGCGGCCTTCTGACCGGGAGCTCAGCGAGCCCATGGAGTTCCAGTATCTGCCAGACACAGGTACGGGGCTGGGCGTGGCCCATGGGTTGGGGCTCCGCCCGTGCCCAGGTCTtcggagcccccccccccccccccccgcctttcttTTGCTCTGGGCTCCCCCATCAGCCCGTCTTCCGTGTTCAAAAGCTTGGAGTTAGTGAATCTCCTTGTCAGAACTGATCAGTGCCAGGGCTGCCTGGTGATTGTCCGCTGGCATCTCTGGCCTCTCCCCACACCCACCTGACCGCCGCCTCCAGGTCCTTCCCTCATCCAAGGGCTAGACAAATCCCTCACATGCCTGGACCTGGCCTCCTGGCAAAGTTTAGGCCCCTTGGGCATTCTGGGTTCTGCATTCGAGTGCTGAACCTCTGAGAATCTGGATTCTGAAACAGGCATTTGCTGTGTGCCTGGCTCTGGGCTGGGGTACAGAGAGACAGCGAAACAGTCTATGCCCTCCGATAAGGAGACGTGCCTCATAGGGAACCGCCGCAGAACAAAGTGAGGCAGTTTGGTAGGGCGCACGCTAGCAGCACGGCCTGGAGGGGCACGTtgtctgttgtttttttaagcccttcccttctgtcttagaatcaatactaagttttggttccaaggcag
This DNA window, taken from Monodelphis domestica isolate mMonDom1 chromosome 6, mMonDom1.pri, whole genome shotgun sequence, encodes the following:
- the RELA gene encoding transcription factor p65 isoform X2, translating into MEGLLPMIFASDSPPARGPFVEIIEQPKQRGMRFRYKCEGRSAGSIPGERSTDTTKTHPTIKIHGYLGPGTVRISLVTKEPPHRPHPHELVGKDCRDGFYEAELCPDHSIHSFQNLGIQCVKKRDLEQAIAHRMQTNNNPFNVPLEEQRGDYDLNAVRLCFQVTIQDSAGRPLVLPPVLSHPIYDNRAPNTAELKICRVNRNSGSCLGGDEIFLLCDKVQKEDIEVCFSGPGWEARGSFSQADVHRQVAIVFRTPPYAEAALQAPVRVHMQLRRPSDRELSEPMEFQYLPDTDDRHRIEEKRKRTLGTFKNIMKTSPFSGGNPDTWTSPRRIAVPSRTTGSTPKPPGILPGLSSSVPQPYTFPPPLSTINLEELSPIVFSASQVQAPALASAPTPAPSLVPAPTSTAPAPAPALPPISQSGEGTLSEALLGLQFDTDGDLAEILADPDSTYTNLAAIDNSEFQQLLNQGIPGTLEGPGPSGEPMLMEYPESITRLMTGSQRPPEPTPAPPGASGLANGLLGADEVFPSMGDLDISAFLSQISS
- the RELA gene encoding transcription factor p65 isoform X1, whose protein sequence is MEGLLPMIFASDSPPARGPFVEIIEQPKQRGMRFRYKCEGRSAGSIPGERSTDTTKTHPTIKIHGYLGPGTVRISLVTKEPPHRPHPHELVGKDCRDGFYEAELCPDHSIHSFQNLGIQCVKKRDLEQAIAHRMQTNNNPFNVPLEEQRGDYDLNAVRLCFQVTIQDSAGRPLVLPPVLSHPIYDNRAPNTAELKICRVNRNSGSCLGGDEIFLLCDKVQKEDIEVCFSGPGWEARGSFSQADVHRQVAIVFRTPPYAEAALQAPVRVHMQLRRPSDRELSEPMEFQYLPDTDDRHRIEEKRKRTLGTFKNIMKTSPFSGGNPDTWTSPRRIAVPSRTTGSTPKPPGEARAHLRSGILPGLSSSVPQPYTFPPPLSTINLEELSPIVFSASQVQAPALASAPTPAPSLVPAPTSTAPAPAPALPPISQSGEGTLSEALLGLQFDTDGDLAEILADPDSTYTNLAAIDNSEFQQLLNQGIPGTLEGPGPSGEPMLMEYPESITRLMTGSQRPPEPTPAPPGASGLANGLLGADEVFPSMGDLDISAFLSQISS